One Fusarium poae strain DAOMC 252244 chromosome 4, whole genome shotgun sequence DNA window includes the following coding sequences:
- a CDS encoding hypothetical protein (SECRETED:SignalP(1-14)) translates to MMIKSFLWAAAVSAMPLIEMSPRQLHTMEHNKPLTIRKNPSLAPRANRIIPVVVGGPQDTFVPNMIRAAVGDVIQFQFSNGNHTVTQSSEDSPCQPLQATQSGVIHSGHIPYIDGQTTVGTFNVPLTSTDPVWIYCATGPHCQLGQVMAINPPSEANLVEFNRKANGALANIDAGDPTGGTVGEIPLAEAAFIPAPPEDGAPPAPPAESPPAPPADTPAVAPTPPVVETPAAAPPAAEAPAEIPAALPAEVPAAAPEAVSMGEHY, encoded by the exons ATGATGATCAAGAGTTTCTTGTGGGCTGCAGCCGTGTCTGCTATGCCTCTTATTGAGATGTCCCCCCGACAACTCCATACGATGGAACATAACAAACCTTTGACAA TTCGAAAGAATCCATCTCTAGCGCCCCGAGCCAATCGAATCATCCCCGTTGTGGTTGGCGGTCCCCAGGATACTTTCGTTCCCAACATGATTCGAGCAGCCGTTGGTGATGTGATTCAGTTTCAGTTCAGCAATGGAAACCATACTGTTACACAAAGCTCTGAGGACTCTCCTTGTCAACCTCTTCAGGCAACACAGTCTGGTGTGATACATAGTGGCCACATACCGTATATAGACGGGCAGACTACTGTTGGAACGTTCAATGTTCCTCTTACCAGCACGGATCCGGTCTGGATTTATTGTGCCACTGGGCCGCATTGTCAGCTTGGCCAAGTCATGGCCATCAACCC TCCCAGTGAGGCAAACTTGGTCGAGTTCAACAGGAAGGCCAATGGCGCTCTGGCTAATATTGATGCTGGTGATCCTACAGGTGGAACAGTCGGAGAGATCCCTCTAGCTGAAGCTGCTTTCATCCCCGCCCCTCCTGAGGATGGCGCTCCTCCTGCACCTCCCGCTGAAAGCCCTCCTGCTCCCCCAGCTGACACTCCTGCTGTTGCTCCGACTCCTCCTGTAGTTGAGACTCCAGCTGCAGCTCCCCCTGCAGCCGAAGCTCCTGCCGAGATTCCTGCTGCCCTTCCGGCTGAGGTTCCAGCTGCTGCACCTGAGGCGGTGTCCATGGGAGAGCACTACTAG
- a CDS encoding hypothetical protein (SECRETED:SignalP(1-21)~CAZy:CE8): protein MKGFILKTAFVAAAILSTANASPKGPVDTYKKCQRQTKHATEGCPKGTLFVAKNDPRADFSSIQAAIDSLGNTTTAGHILIAPGDYTEQLNVTRRGPLHLIGASNKPWTKDLYADIDVNTTTQNDVQIWWNLANTNNGSMSDNVYTSVLTVGPNLDATLTGAGPTGWPVPPNTPFGCTDFRAYNIDFRNDFAPRSVGPAHAVGVSRANAGFYSCGFYSYQDTVYVGKLGNAFFYDNIIAGETDFLYGFGTAWIDRSTLSLRNCNGGITAWKGSNTTFTNKYGVYIDNSQVIPSNATIARDLVGKCPLGRPWNSQHKSIFMRSYFDSVILPAGYIKWNPDTPRVDNYTFMATWNDYGPGYNVKALEDGGITKVLTDKEAKPYKSPKDVFQTPEGKFGFVSWIDKKAL, encoded by the exons ATGAAAGGCTTCATCCTAAAAACGGCCTTTGTTGCCGCAGCTATTCTTTCCACTGCCAATGCTTCCCCCAAAGGTCCTGTGGATACTTACAAGAAATGCCAACGCCAGACAAAACATGCCACTGAAGGCTGTCCAAAGGGGACCCTCTTCGTCGCTAAGAATGATCCCCGCGCCGACTTTTCTTCTATCCAGGCCGCCATTGATTCTCTGGGAAACACCACAACAGCTGGTCACATTCTGATCGCCCCTGGTGACTACACAGAACAACTAAACGTTACCAGGAGAGGCCCTTTGCACCTAATTGGCGCTTCCAACAAACCATGGACAAAAGATCTCTACGCAGACATTGATGTCAACACCACAACACAAAACGATGTCCAGATCTGGTGGAACCTGGCGAACACCAACAATGGAAGCATGAGTGACAATGTGTACACGAGTGTGTTGACCGTAGGACCCAATTTGGATGCCACTCTGACCGGAGCTGGTCCTACGGGTTGGCCAGTTCCGCCCAACACTCCTTttggctgcactgatttccGTGCGTACAATATCGATTTCAGAAATGACTTTGCTCCGAGATCGGTCGGACCTGCTCATGCTGTTGGTGTCAGTCGGGCAAATGCTGGGTTTTACTCTTGCGGATTCTATAGCTATCAAGATACC GTCTATGTCGGAAAACTTGGAAATGCGTTCTTCTATGACAACATCATCGCTGGAGAGACTGACTTCCTGTATGGCTTCGGAACAGCGTGGATTGATCGTTCAACACTGTCTCTTCGAAACTGCAACGGTGGAATTACTGCTTGGAAGGGCTCCAATACTACATTCACCAATAAATACGGCGTGTACATCGACAACTCTCAGGTCATCCCCTCAAATGCCACTATTGCCAGAGACCTAGTCGGAAAATGTCCACTGGGACGACCTTGGAATTCGCAGCACAAGTCTATCTTTATGCGATCCTATTTTGATAGCGTTATCCTTCCAGCGGGATATATTAAATGGAACCCAGACACACCCCGTGTGGATAACTACACGTTCATGGCTACGTGGAATGATTACGGTCCTGGGTACAATGTCAAAGCTCTGGAGGACGGCGGAATTACAAAGGTGTTGACTGACAAAGAAGCGAAGCCTTACAAGTCTCCCAAGGACGTGTTCCAAACACCAGAGGGCAAATTTGGTTTTGTGAGCTGGATTGACAAGAAGGCATTGTAA
- a CDS encoding hypothetical protein (TransMembrane:6 (o12-34i46-64o76-99i111-135o165-185i197-217o)), which yields MGYSGGEDHHELSYLLPIAVCMGISLYNVLELNLAILTTFKTRKSLYFWSFIAATNGIAPHTIGFLLKNLCSSDNFILYISLISVGWTLMVTGQSLVLYSRLHLIFWNQFYLRLVLAMIVTNVVVMHIPIIILMYGANSSASNPWVHPYQIYEKIQVTVFFSQELIISALYIGACLSFFGTEGLLHGKGVQRMHKHLLIVNVVIILLDIPILVLEFADYYDFQTAYKTIVYSIKLKLEFHLLNRLVEVAKGNEGIDLQRGNQTLHGLRLEAFESDGGFSRSNDSEHGNMNRAVDNQTSKRKYLGSEDDILTTSDISVSYIERRNDDNESMDTARPIFR from the coding sequence ATGGGCTATTCTGGAGGTGAGGATCATCATGAACTGTCGTATCTGTTACCCATAGCCGTGTGCATGGGTATTTCTCTCTAcaacgtcctggaactcaaCCTGGCCATATTAACGACATTCAAAACCCGAAAGAGCCTCTACTTCTGGAGTTTCATCGCAGCTACAAACGGTATTGCGCCGCATACCATCGGTTTCTTGCTCAAAAACTTGTGCTCGTCGGACAACTTCATCCTCTACATCTCGCTTATCTCTGTAGGCTGGACTCTCATGGTGACGGGTCAATCTCTCGTCTTATACTCTCGACTTCATCTCATATTTTGGAACCAATTCTATCTGAGACTCGTGCTGGCCATGATCGTCACAAATGTCGTGGTCATGCATATTCCCATCATCATTCTAATGTATGGCGCCAACAGTAGCGCTTCAAACCCTTGGGTTCACCCGTATCAGATATACGAGAAGATCCAAGTCACTGTGTTTTTCTCACAAGAACTAATCATTTCGGCACTTTACATCGGAGcttgtttgtctttttttggtACTGAGGGGTTGCTGCACGGGAAGGGGGTCCAAAGAATGCACAAGCATTTACTTATTGTCAATGTCGTGATAATACTACTGGACATACCAATTTTGGTCCTCGAATTTGCCGACTACTACGACTTTCAGACAGCGTACAAAACGATTGTCTACAGTATCAAGTTAAAGCTCGAATTTCACCTACTCAATCGGCTCGTTGAGGTGGCAAAGGGCAATGAAGGAATCGACTTGCAGCGTGGAAACCAAACCTTGCACGGTCTTCGGTTGGAAGCTTTTGAAAGTGATGGAGGTTTCTCAAGGTCCAATGACAGCGAGCATGGCAATATGAATAGGGCTGTGGATAATCAGACAAGCAAGAGAAAATATTTGGGTTCGGAGGATGACATTTTGACGACTTCAGATATATCTGTAAGCTATATCGAGAGAAGGAACGACGACAATGAAAGTATGGATACGGCACGGCCGATATTTcgataa
- the PRX1 gene encoding peroxiredoxin 1 (BUSCO:44764at5125) produces the protein MSAPALRLGSTAPNFQAETTKGNIDFHEFIGDNWVILFSHPEDYTPVCTTELGAFAKLQPEFTKRNVKLIGLSANTIQSHEGWIKDIGEVTGGNVEFPIIGDKERKVSLLYDMIDQQDATNVDEKGIAFTIRSVFIIDPKKTIRTIFSYPASTGRNAAEVLRVIDSLQTGDKYRITTPINWVPGEDVIVHPSVKNEEAKTLFPEFRIVKPYLRFTPLAKEKVLPQ, from the exons ATGTCTGCTCCTGCTCTTCGTCTGGGCTCTACCGCCCCCAACTTCCAGGCCGAGACCACAAAGGGAAACATTGACTTCCACGAGTTCATCGGTGACAACTGGGTTATCCTCTTCTCCCACCCCGAGGACTACACCCCCGTCTGCACCACTGAGCTCGGTGCCTTTGCTAAGCTCCAGCCCGAGTTCACCAAGCGCAATGTCAAGCTGATCGGTCTCTCCGCCAACACCATCCAGTCCCACGAGGGATGGATCAAGGACATTGGTGAGGTTACCGGCGGTAACGTCGAGTTCCCCATTATTGGCGACAAGGAGCGCAAGGTCTCTCTTCTCTACGACAT GATCGACCAGCAGGATGCTACCAACGTTGATGAGAAGGGCATTGCCTTCACCATCCGAtccgtcttcatcatcgaccCCAAGAAGACCATCCGCACCATCTTCTCTTACCCTGCCTCCACCGGCCGCAACGCCGCCGAGGTCCTCCGTGTCATCGACTCCCTCCAGACCGGTGACAAGTACCGCATCACCACCCCTATCAACTGGGTTCCCGGTGAGGACGTCATCGTCCACCCCTCCGTCAAGAACGAGGAGGCCAAGACTCTGTTCCCCGAGTTCCGCATCGTCAAGCCTTACCTCCGATTCACCCCCCTTGCCAAGGAGAAGGTTCTCCCccagtaa
- a CDS encoding hypothetical protein (MEROPS:MER0000457) → MPVSKQIVDDVLKVIPSRIRGPGGAIAVLSERALVDHRVWGYADFNRRIPMTRETQIPICSISKQMLCALVVDLERNPTPALKAKGDVKEQFEAKLKELLPELAKTGKLKLDDLCNNRSGIRDYWAITLLWGAKPEDPYSLADHNGPMLDSLKSFHFEPGTEYSYSNTNFNIVGRVVEATTGESLASLLNERIFAPAGMKTAELCADSAKLPPPCVGYEGDELRGYIPAENRIEWAGDAGIIASLTDMIAYESFLDRSLFDPESWYRKIFQPSTFSDGVPSTYAQGLAHTEIGSVGAIGHGGALRGYRLYRAHVPEERLSVVVMFNHEADAATLSEYIIQNILSLQKPLAPALVDASPAWPGVYLDEGTQLAITVTLGQKGQVLVTYANYVEPVKLTDPERGESKGMAAVINGDVLRIQRLKENRTIIAKRLTLGAIAIDSSPFEGEFYSPEINSTFHCVNQGGLVFGTFDGFLGQSPAQFMRYLGDDVWALANPRGMDAKPPGDWTLVFRRDDKGAAVGLTIGCWLARKIEYVRK, encoded by the coding sequence ATGCCAGTATCAAAACAAATAGTAGACGATGTCCTCAAGGTCATCCCTTCTCGCATCCGCGGTCCAGGCGGTGCCATTGCTGTCCTCTCAGAACGCGCCCTCGTAGACCATCGCGTCTGGGGTTATGCAGACTTCAACCGCCGGATACCCATGACTCGAGAGACTCAAATTCCCATCTGCTCCATATCCAAGCAGATGCTCTGCGCTTTGGTCGTGGATCTAGAGCGCAATCCGACTCCAgctctcaaggccaagggtgaTGTCAAGGAGCAGTTTGAAGCTAAGCTAAAGGAGCTTCTACCTGAGCTAGCCAAGACTGGGAAGCTGAAGCTGGATGATCTGTGCAACAATCGATCTGGAATTCGCGACTACTGGGCTATCACGTTGCTTTGGGGCGCAAAACCAGAGGACCCTTACTCCTTGGCTGATCACAATGGTCCAATGCTTGATAGCCTCAAGTCGTTTCACTTTGAGCCAGGGACTGAGTACTCTTACTCCAATACCAACTTCAACATTGTAGGACGAGTAGTCGAGGCTACGACCGGGGAGTCTCTCGCATCCTTACTCAACGAGCGAATCTTTGCGCCTGCGGGCATGAAGACTGCAGAGCTGTGTGCAGATTCAGCAAAGCTACCCCCACCATGTGTCGGATATGAAGGAGACGAGCTGCGCGGCTACATACCCGCCGAGAACCGTATCGAATGGGCCGGTGACGCCGGTATCATCGCTTCTCTCACAGACATGATTGCCTACGAGTCATTCCTCGATCGTAGCCTGTTTGATCCTGAGAGCTGGTACCGTAAGATCTTCCAACCCTCGACGTTTAGTGACGGCGTCCCTTCGACATATGCGCAGGGTTTAGCCCATACCGAGATTGGAAGCGTGGGGGCCATTGGTCACGGAGGTGCTCTGCGTGGCTACAGACTCTATCGAGCTCACGTACCAGAGGAACGATTGTCAGTCGTGGTCATGTTCAACCACGAGGCCGACGCAGCAACGTTATCGGAATATATTATCCAGAACATCTTGAGTCTTCAAAAGCCACTTGCGCCTGCTCTGGTTGATGCATCCCCTGCCTGGCCAGGTGTCTACCTCGACGAGGGTACTCAGTTGGCTATTACTGTGACCCTTGGCCAGAAAGGTCAGGTCCTGGTGACATATGCTAACTACGTCGAGCCTGTCAAACTAACCGACCCTGAGCGCGGCGAATCTAAGGGCATGGCGGCTGTAATCAACGGTGACGTTCTTCGCATCCAGCGTCTAAAGGAGAACAGAACCATCATCGCCAAGCGTCTCACTCTTGGTGCCATTGCTATCGACAGCTCGCCATTCGAAGGCGAGTTTTACTCCCCAGAGATCAACTCAACTTTCCACTGCGTCAATCAAGGTGGTCTAGTATTCGGCACGTTCGATGGCTTCTTGGGCCAGAGTCCAGCTCAATTCATGCGATATCTAGGTGATGATGTGTGGGCGCTTGCAAACCCACGAGGTATGGACGCAAAACCGCCTGGTGACTGGACACTTGTATTCCGTCGTGATGATAAGGGTGCTGCTGTTGGGCTGACGATTGGATGTTGGCTTGCAAGGAAGATCGAGTATGTTAGAAAGTGA
- a CDS encoding hypothetical protein (BUSCO:6552at5125): protein MGDTPELTSRKGSLGNIELSRFSEINDEKPSGRYTPDILAGVYRGIRKLPSVKLSRSPSRLNLKNSSNSLHSATSSTSSVPTASEIQNPQHVRNLTLQYSLAKPLPKSPPCRDSISPHDSTSPNLPSVPEGEITDLRFPDPSPSTSPLPTPPPKPEGYSYLDSRPSTMESMSGSQAQYPYGGHETNNGMGSVSNARYDSQDPNNDLKPRGTGSGSGGPSPNVAQGRSNTVGGPSNGPSTHLSGLMCNVHRTTGREPHALVGATTTILGDKLYVFGGRILSRSRPAPLTSDMYELDLIRRHWTKLETTGDVPPPRYFHSMCALGDTKMVCYGGMSPAPNQPPGADQQQPEITVMSDIYIYDVNTKAWTFIPTQDPPQGRYAHCACILPSAASFSSHRAPLSALQHNPSTGNPNEGRIGINIDGSGGAEMVIVGGQDGRNNYIEQISVFNLRSLKWTSTQPLNKSWGAYRSVTAPLPPSVASKLGRQQSNGMQRPDGGISQEAREPGASMLIYCNYNFLDVKLELQIRSPDGTLTERPMTGNYSPPGLRFPNGGIIDTHFVVSGTYLTSSRQEYALWALDLRTLTWSRIDAGGSVFSQGSWNRGVLWNRRNTFVILGNRKRSLVDDYNHRRINFSNVCMVELEAFGFYDNPRKTSPLSGFISASSPYAGPGLSLARKAGCTAGGRYHSRASEELGEKSFALRELADMDILCIGGERIPVNSRIVGRRWGPYFVQLLREGTATQDGSDAMTLRSGLSSNPLRASAITITPNSRVADSSASMISTIGSLGSSGVPPSTVASSLSTGTMGHEANPTNINAAPTPHSLPPNSRPRCLYLPHTYLTIQALLHFLYTSSLPPQTSPLCTPQILCSLLQIARPYRIDGLLEAVVERLHSLLDSRNAAAVFNATAMAAGGGRGIDGSLNPNFFVGTLDPVGSPTATSDFSLGQSGGDSFSSDLQNRTEGLSLNTNVQQFNRPSSDELSATTSQSGSEWSSSEVGGSERDNFVWSGELSSVIGLQKRGLRGLMEGRRMRERTGTAPGGNGQQRVGLGIAGS from the coding sequence ATGGGCGACACTCCAGAACTAACATCCCGCAAGGGTTCACTAGGCAACATCGAGCTATCTCGCTTTTCTGAGATCAACGACGAGAAACCCTCCGGCCGATACACCCCCGATATCCTCGCTGGCGTTTATCGAGGCATTCGAAAGCTGCCCTCTGTCAAGCTCTCTCGGAGCCCTTCGCGGTTGAACTTAAAGAACTCGTCCAATAGTCTGCACTCTGCGACTTCCTCCACCTCGAGCGTCCCGACAGCAAGCGAGATACAAAATCCTCAGCATGTTCGAAACTTGACGCTTCAATACAGCCTCGCGAAACCTCTACCGAAATCACCTCCTTGCCGAGATTCAATATCCCCGCACGACTCGACCTCCCCTAATCTACCTAGCGTGCCAGAGGGGGAGATCACAGACTTGAGGTTCCCCGACCCGTCACCTTCAACATCACCCTTACCAACACCACCTCCGAAGCCAGAAGGCTACAGTTACCTCGATAGCCGCCCAAGCACTATGGAATCGATGTCAGGTTCTCAAGCGCAGTATCCGTACGGCGGCCATGAAACGAACAACGGCATGGGCAGCGTGTCAAACGCCAGGTATGACTCTCAGGATCCGAACAATGACCTAAAGCCAAGAGGCACCGGGTCAGGTTCTGGAGGACCATCGCCAAATGTCGCGCAAGGCCGATCCAACACCGTGGGTGGACCGTCTAACGGTCCTTCTACGCATCTTTCTGGCCTTATGTGCAATGTTCACCGAACGACTGGACGCGAACCTCATGCGCTTGTTGGAGCGACGACCACTATCTTAGGAGATAAGCTCTATGTCTTCGGTGGAAGGATTTTGTCTAGGAGTCGCCCTGCCCCTCTGACATCGGACATGTACGAGCTGGACCTTATCCGACGACATTGGACAAAATTGGAAACAACCGGTGACGTGCCTCCGCCGCGATACTTCCATTCTATGTGCGCGCTGGGCGATACTAAGATGGTTTGTTATGGAGGCATGTCACCCGCTCCGAATCAACCTCCTGGCGCcgaccagcagcagcctGAAATCACTGTCATGTCGGACATTTATATATACGACGTCAACACCAAAGCCTGGACATTTATCCCAACACAAGATCCCCCACAGGGTCGATACGCCCACTGCGCGTGTATCTTACCGTCTGCGGCCTCGTTCTCTTCACATCGCGCACCTCTTTCCGCTCTACAACACAATCCCTCAACCGGTAATCCTAACGAAGGACGAATCGGCATTAATATTGATGGATCAGGAGGTGCAGAAATGGTGATTGTTGGTGGACAAGACGGCAGAAACAACTATATTGAACAGATTAGTGTCTTCAATTTGCGAAGCCTGAAATGGACGTCAACACAGCCTCTGAACAAAAGTTGGGGCGCATATAGGAGTGTTACTGCCCCTTTGCCCCCTTCAGTAGCTTCCAAGCTCGGCCGACAACAGTCAAATGGAATGCAACGCCCCGATGGAGGTATCAGCCAAGAAGCCCGCGAGCCAGGCGCATCAATGCTGATCTATTGCAACTACAATTTCTTGGATGTCAAGCTGGAGCTACAAATTCGGTCACCAGATGGCACTCTTACAGAAAGGCCAATGACTGGCAACTACTCACCACCTGGACTGCGATTCCCAAATGGAGGAATTATTGATACACACTTCGTTGTCAGCGGCACTTATCTCACTTCATCGCGACAAGAGTACGCCCTTTGGGCTCTCGATTTACGAACATTGACCTGGAGCCGAATTGATGCAGGAGGAAGTGTCTTTAGCCAGGGCAGCTGGAACCGTGGTGTTTTGTGGAATCGCCGAAACACTTTTGTGATCTTGGGCAATCGGAAAAGAAGTCTCGTCGATGACTATAATCATCGCCGTATCAACTTTTCCAATGTGTGCATGGTTGAGCTAGAAGCCTTTGGCTTCTATGATAACCCCCGCAAGACTAGTCCCCTTTCCGGTTTCATCTCAGCAAGCAGCCCCTACGCTGGGCCGGGCTTAAGCTTGGCGCGCAAAGCCGGATGCACTGCGGGTGGGCGATACCATTCAAGGGCGAGCGAGGAGCTTGGCGAGAAATCATTCGCCTTGCGGGAACTCGCAGATATGGATATCCTTTGCATTGGGGGCGAACGTATCCCTGTCAATTCGAGAATCGTTGGACGACGATGGGGACCCTATTTCGTGCAACTTCTTCGCGAAGGAACAGCGACACAAGACGGAAGCGATGCCATGACTCTTCGGTCCGGTTTGTCCAGCAACCCCTTGCGCGCGTCGGCTATAACAATCACGCCCAACTCAAGGGTGGCTGATAGTTCAGCATCAATGATCAGCACTATAGGTTCCTTGGGCTCTTCTGGTGTTCCACCAAGCACAGTAGCCTCCAGTCTCTCGACGGGTACTATGGGCCACGAAGCCAATCCCACGAACATAAACGCGGCACCTACGCCTCATTCACTACCGCCAAATTCACGACCGCGATGTCTCTACCTACCCCATACTTATCTCACGATCCAGGCCTTACTTCATTTCCTTTACACAAGTTCTCTACCACCTCAAACTTCACCTCTTTGCACGCCTCAAATCCTTTGTTCGCTTTTGCAGATTGCTCGACCTTACCGTATAGATGGATTATTGGAAGCTGTCGTAGAGCGACTCCACTCCCTACTCGATAGCCGAAACGCCGCAGCAGTGTTCAATGCGACGGCTATGGCGGCTGGTGGCGGCCGAGGCATTGATGGATCCCTCAATCCCAACTTCTTTGTTGGAACCCTGGATCCTGTTGGCTCGCCTACCGCTACATCAGACTTTTCCTTGGGACAATCTGGAGGTGATAGCTTCTCTTCAGATCTGCAGAATCGAACCGAGGGTCTATCCCTGAACACGAATGTGCAGCAATTCAACCGACCTTCCAGTGATGAATTATCTGCCACAACAAGCCAGAGTGGTTCGGAATGGAGCTCATCCGAGGTTGGGGGTAGCGAGCGTGACAACTTTGTATGGAGTGGCGAGCTCAGCAGCGTGATTGGACTACAGAAGCGAGGACTCAGAGGGCTGATGGAGGGCAGAAGGATGCGAGAACGAACCGGTACAGCCCCTGGTGGAAACGGCCAGCAACGTGTTGGCTTGGGCATAGCAGGATCATAA
- a CDS encoding hypothetical protein (TransMembrane:2 (i32-49o489-511i)): MAPDEVKDTSAAPQAQEPPPEKPSDASRRTRIVISFWLLVLCLGVPIWWKTTTIYRANLPLDGMMQWAEGKACRPVFPLQISVKADALQENEAQNLVRLTQHAIDDHNDFSGHHLRLQLAPKGGASPSPAADDDSHVALTIQLAPGESNTASLDPDSAVLNIAYPSNAVPSASSSSSALATYIANELQSTFREEQSIISYLLSTSSAPDAKPQGLTPEIVDMLSKRTTRSLRYSPTYHLTFSLFTAGATPGTWDIESAIEEYMKPMLDVLGPIHNFTIDTQVQLYATPGAQSQVLSKEDLASFINAAEWPLSPSIAGAPTVNFVIYIGDQKIGLDSEAETAQSWMFPQWGSVYLLSLPETTTHVSGETLKQPMLTFTGHLLSLLGTPQSGSLPLRLSTLSRIRSADLLLRASSTLGSLARLSLALPSISIPHSVAEGVSSSMEHLQQACASLGAPSGLLHARIAEEEAERAFFEKSMVGQLYFPDEHKIAVYLPLLGPVGVPLVMGLINELRGWIKRRKQKAKDAGEKKAQ; this comes from the exons ATGGCGCCCGACGAAGTCAAAGACACTTCCGCGGCGCCTCAGGCCCAGGAGCCACCCCCCGAGAAACCGTCCGACGCTTCAAGGAGAACCCGCATTGTCATCTCCTTTTGGTTGCTTGTCCTCTGTCTTGGTGTGCCAATATGGTGGAAAACTACAACCATCTATCGCGCGAATCTTCCGCTCGATGGGATGATGCAATGGGCTGAGGGAAAG GCTTGTCGCCCTGTGTTTCCCCTTCAGATCTCTGTCAAGGCCGATGCGCTACAGGAAAACGAAGCGCAGAACCTTGTGCGATTGACACAGCACGCTATCGATGATCACAATGATTTCTCCGGTCaccatcttcgtcttcaacTCGCCCCTAAAGGCGGCGCTTCGCCATCACCTGCTGCCGACGACGACTCGCACGTCGCTTTGACGATCCAGCTTGCGCCTGGCGAGAGCAACACTGCTTCCCTCGACCCAGACTCAGCTGTTCTTAATATCGCGTATCCCTCTAATGCAGTACCATCCgcctcatcgtcgtcctccGCCCTTGCTACTTATATCGCCAACGAACTCCAATCTACCTTCCGAGAAGAACAATCCATTATTTCCTACCTCCTTTCGACGTCTTCAGCTCCCGATGCGAAACCACAAGGTCTGACCCCCGAGATTGTCGATATGCTCTCCAAGCGAACCACTCGATCGCTACGATACTCGCCTACTTACCATCTTACCTTTTCGCTCTTCACTGCCGGCGCTACACCTGGTACATGGGATATCGAAAGTGCGATCGAGGAATACATGAAGCCCATGCTTGATGTGCTGGGTCCCATTCACAACTTTACAATTGATACTCAAGTGCAGCTCTATGCTACACCAGGTGCCCAGTCCCAAGTACTGAGCAAGGAAGATCTGGCATCTTTCATCAATGCTGCTGAGTGGCCTTTGTCGCCTTCCATTGCTGGCGCCCCGACTGTCAACTTTGTTATCTACATTGGTGACCAGAAGATTGGCCTTGACTCGGAGGCTGAGACGGCTCAATCGTGGATGTTTCCCCAGTGGGGTAGTGTGTATCTGCTCAGTCTTCCCGAGACAACGACCCATGTGTCGGGTGAGACGCTGAAGCAGCCAATGTTGACATTTACTGGACATTTACTGTCGCTCTTGGGTACTCCTCAATCGGGATCCCTGCCTCTTCGACTGTCTACACTATCTCGCATCCGTTCAGCAGATCTGCTGCTCCGTGCCTCATCCACATTGGGTTCGTTGGCAAGACTGTCTCTTGCTCTcccatccatttccatcccTCATAGTGTTGCTGAAGGCGTTTCATCCAGCATGGAGCACCTTCAACAAGCATGCGCTAGTCTGGGCGCACCTTCTGGACTCCTCCACGCTAGAATCGCTgaggaagaagcagaaagGGCGTTTTTTGAGAAGAGCATGGTTGGCCAATTGTATTTCCCTGATGAGCATAAAATTGCTGTTTACTTGCCCCTCCTTGGGCCAGTAGGTGTGCCGCTGGTGATGGGGCTTATTAACGAGCTTAGGGGATGGATCAAGAGAAGGAAGCAGAAGGCAAAGGATGCCGGAGAGAAAAAGGCACAATAA